The following is a genomic window from Nocardioides thalensis.
CGAAGTAGGCCGACGCCACGTGCAGGCTCTCCGCGGTGTCGTCCCACGGCTGGGTCTCGATCCGGACGCCGATCTCCATCGACGACCGGCCGGCCCAGTTGATCTGCGCGAACGTGCGCACGATGTCGCCGACCCGCACCGGCTCGAGGAACGCCATCTCGTCGAGCGCGGCCGTGACGGCCGGTCCGCCGCTGTGGCGCTGCGCGACGACGCCGGCGGCGGAGTCGGCGAGCTTGAGGATCTCGCCGCCGTGGATGTTGCCGAGGAGGTTGGTCTGCGACCGCGACGTGACCTCCGCGAGCTCGATGCGGGAGAAGGACGGCGTGCGGGTCTCGAGGGGTCCGGTCACGGCCCTGACGGTAGCGGCTGCCGGGCTCGTGACGTGCGGTTCAGTAGGCTCCCTGTCCATGTCCGACGCAGGCAGCAAGGGTCCCGACGGTGACCAGCCCGGCTTCGACTGGCTCTACGGCAAGAAGGGCCAGGCGGGCCAGGGCGACCGACCCGCGCCGCCTCCGCCCCCGCCGCCGGCCCCCCGGCCGCCGGCCGACGACCACCCCGAGCGGACGCGGCTGATGCCGACCCAGCCGCAGGGCGGCGAGCCGCCGTACCAGCAGCGCCCGACCACACGGCCGACCCCGCCGCAGGTCGCGCCCGCCCCCGGCGCGCCGCCGCCGTCGCGCGGTCGCTCGGGCCGCAGCGGCTGGGCGCGCCCCGGCCGGTGGATCAAGATCGTGCTCGCGCTCCTCCTGCTGTGGGTCGTCTACCTCGTCGCCGTCCCGCTCTGGACCTGGAGCAAGGTCGACAAGATCGCGTTCGAACCCGAGGGCGACCGCCCCGACGACCAGCCCGGCACGACGTACCTCATGGTCGGCAGCGACTCCCGCGCGGGCCTCAGCGAGGAGGAGCGCAAGAAGTACGCGACCGGGAACTCCGAGAGCTCATTGGCCGACACGATCATGATCCTGCACACCGGGTCGGGCCCGAGCGTGCTGATCTCGTTCCCGCGCGATTGGACGATCGACGGCAGCAAGATCAACGGGTTCTACGACCCGGGCGACCCGACGGCGCTGGTCAAGACGCTGGAGCAGCAGACCGGCATCCGGATCGACGAGTACATGGAGATCGGGCTCGGCGGCGTCGCCGGCGTCGTGGACGCGGTCGGCGGCGTGGAGATCTGTCCCAAGGAGGACATCACGGACCCGAAGGCCGGCCTGAAGGTCAAGAAGGGCTGCCAGGAGGCCGACGGCGAGGTCGCGCTGGCCTACGCCCGGACCCGCGCGACCACCCTCGGCGACCTCGACCGCGTCGGCCGGCAACGCGAGGTCGTCGCCGCGATCGGCGACAAGGTGCTCTCGCCGTGGTCGGTGCTCAACCCGTTCCGCTACTGGAACCTCAACGGCGCGATCCCCGACTTCTTCGCGTTCGGCGAGGGCACCGGCCCGATCGACGGCTCCCGGTGGGCGCTCGCGATGAGCCGCGTCGGCGGCAGCGGCATGACCTGCACGATGCCCGTCACCGACGGCTCCGCCACCGAGATGGACCGCGAGCGCGCCGACCCGCTGTGGGACGCGATCATCGAGGACCGCACCGACGACATCACCAAGGCCCAGTGCACCGTCGCGGGCCTGCCGCGCTGATCTGCCGCGCTATATGTGAGGTTGTGGCGCGTGCGCTCGCAAGGCGGACGAGCGAAGGCGACCTGAAAGGCGAAGCGGTCGTCGAGCGAGGACAACGCCGCGAGCGCGCGTGCCACAACCTCACATAGCCATGAAGAGGATTTCCTCGCGGGAATACTCGCGACCGGGGTGCTCGAGGGCGAGGTGCTCCTGCACCTTCTCGACGAGCTCGTCGTCGGTGTCGCCACGCAGGGTGACGTCACAGGGGCAGCGAAGGGACGGCATGGCGCCTCCTCGGCCTGGATCGCAGCGATCGTCAGGCGGTCAGTGCGCCGGGACCTCTGCCCGGCGACGGGAGTAGACCACGATACCGGCGCCGGCGGCCACCAGGACGAGGCCGGCGAGCAGCCAGAGGACGGCCGGACCACCGGTGTCGGGCAGCAGCCCGTTGTCACCGTCGTCGTCGCCGTCGCCCCCACCGTCATCGTCGGAGACGGTGAAGACCTGCTCGGCCTGGCACTGGCGGCACTCGGTCGCGTCGTCCGGCACGAAGGTGCTGGTGAACTTGTGCGTGCCCTCGGGGACCACGGGGCCGACGAGCCTGATCATCCGGCCGTTGGTGTGGACCGTCTTGGTCCAGACCACGTCGGCCGCGTTGGTCGTCCCCGCGCTGGCGTTGATGTTCGTGCGCAGGTGGACCGTCAGGGTGCCGGCAGGCTGGTTCTTGGCGTTGAGACGGGCGCCGATCTGGACGATCACGCGCTCTCCGGGCTCGGCCTTGATGATCTTGATGATGCACAACGGCTTGGGAATCGGACCGTAGGGGTCCGCCGTCGCTGAGGACGTGACAAAGAGAGCCGCCATGGCCACCGAGACCATGAGGAACAGCTTGCGCATCATCAACCCCCTTCGTGGGTTACCGGCTCAACGAGGGACCCAACCAGAGGTGACGCGGGTCGCGCAGTCTCTTGCACGATCCACCACCAAGGGCAGGAAACGACGTTGGGAGCAGAGCCGCTAGGGCTGACGCCCGGCGCGGTCACGCTGACCCTAGCGGATCCGGCGGTGTTCCGTCCGGAGACGGCCCGGTTCGGTCAGGCGTCAGTCCGTGGGGTTGGTCTCGACCAGGTGACCGAACACCACAGAGCGGTTGTCGGTGTGGAAGATCTCCGAGCAGGTCAGCAGCGTGATCAGGTGCTTGCCCGCGTCGGCGGGCGGCTGGGTGCCGCTGTCGGGGTTGACCGGGCGCGGGTCCAGCACCCAGTCCTCGGTGAAGGGGACGATCAGGTCGGTGCCACCGGTGTCGAGCACGTAGGTGTACGTCGCCGTGCGGGTCTCGACGATCACCTCGTCGCCCGGCTCGAGCTGGGGCAGCTCGGCGAACGGCTCGCCGTGGGTCACCCGGTGCCCGGCGAGCACGTAGTTGCCGACCTGTCCTGCGTCGGCGGTGTCCTCCATGTGGCCCACCCCGGCCGCGAGGACCTCGTCGGAGGACCCCTCGAGCACGGGCACGGCGTAGTCGTCGCCGAACCGCGGGATGTGCAGGATCGCCGTGGCGCGCCCGAAGTCGGTGCGGACCGCGTCGCTGCCCTCGGCCCAGCCGGCCTCCAGGGAGCCGACGACCTCCTGCTGCTTGCGCTCCGACAGCCAGTTCGTGCCCCAGAACTGCCAGGCCACCCAGCCGAGCACCGCGACGCCGGCGACGATGAGCGCGAGGCCGAGGGCGGTCACGGCCTTGTTGCGGTCGCGCTTCTTCACCTTGACCCGCTCGCGTCGTACGCGCTGCGGCTCCTCGGTCGTGGTCATCGGTTCCCTCCTGCAGGCTCCCGCAGGACACAACGCTCCCCCACGGCCCGGGTCACGTCCAGACCCGACATCCCGGGCCGGCCGTTGAGCGTCAGCGGTCGTCGCGACTGCGATAGGCGAGGAGTCCCTCGACGCCGCGCAGGAACGTCTCGCACACGAGCGTGGGGTCGGCGAGGCAGCCGGCGGCCATGGCGCCGTCGCGCAGCATGACGAAGTGGCGGGCGGCCGGCTCCGCGTCGGGCTTCCCCGTCTCGGCGAACAGCTCCTCGACCGTGGCCAGGAACCAGTCGCGGTGCTCGACGACCGCGCGATGCACCGGGTGCGCGGGGTCGGGGTATTCGGCCGCAGCGTTGAGGAACGCGCAGCCGC
Proteins encoded in this region:
- a CDS encoding LPXTG cell wall anchor domain-containing protein, yielding MRKLFLMVSVAMAALFVTSSATADPYGPIPKPLCIIKIIKAEPGERVIVQIGARLNAKNQPAGTLTVHLRTNINASAGTTNAADVVWTKTVHTNGRMIRLVGPVVPEGTHKFTSTFVPDDATECRQCQAEQVFTVSDDDGGGDGDDDGDNGLLPDTGGPAVLWLLAGLVLVAAGAGIVVYSRRRAEVPAH
- a CDS encoding class E sortase; this encodes MTTTEEPQRVRRERVKVKKRDRNKAVTALGLALIVAGVAVLGWVAWQFWGTNWLSERKQQEVVGSLEAGWAEGSDAVRTDFGRATAILHIPRFGDDYAVPVLEGSSDEVLAAGVGHMEDTADAGQVGNYVLAGHRVTHGEPFAELPQLEPGDEVIVETRTATYTYVLDTGGTDLIVPFTEDWVLDPRPVNPDSGTQPPADAGKHLITLLTCSEIFHTDNRSVVFGHLVETNPTD
- a CDS encoding DUF1059 domain-containing protein → MPSLRCPCDVTLRGDTDDELVEKVQEHLALEHPGREYSREEILFMAM
- a CDS encoding LCP family protein; amino-acid sequence: MSDAGSKGPDGDQPGFDWLYGKKGQAGQGDRPAPPPPPPPAPRPPADDHPERTRLMPTQPQGGEPPYQQRPTTRPTPPQVAPAPGAPPPSRGRSGRSGWARPGRWIKIVLALLLLWVVYLVAVPLWTWSKVDKIAFEPEGDRPDDQPGTTYLMVGSDSRAGLSEEERKKYATGNSESSLADTIMILHTGSGPSVLISFPRDWTIDGSKINGFYDPGDPTALVKTLEQQTGIRIDEYMEIGLGGVAGVVDAVGGVEICPKEDITDPKAGLKVKKGCQEADGEVALAYARTRATTLGDLDRVGRQREVVAAIGDKVLSPWSVLNPFRYWNLNGAIPDFFAFGEGTGPIDGSRWALAMSRVGGSGMTCTMPVTDGSATEMDRERADPLWDAIIEDRTDDITKAQCTVAGLPR
- a CDS encoding acyl-CoA thioesterase → MTGPLETRTPSFSRIELAEVTSRSQTNLLGNIHGGEILKLADSAAGVVAQRHSGGPAVTAALDEMAFLEPVRVGDIVRTFAQINWAGRSSMEIGVRIETQPWDDTAESLHVASAYFVFVAIDGAGDARPVPGLRAETAEDERRMREAEIRRAHRLAKRAEIEAGRRS